From Brienomyrus brachyistius isolate T26 chromosome 21, BBRACH_0.4, whole genome shotgun sequence, the proteins below share one genomic window:
- the ndc1 gene encoding nucleoporin NDC1 isoform X1 codes for MLPSAPNHWFVRKVIYWRWAASVAWSLLLLPVCTALFVLLSRVSLLHPIRWISESFGLLCGSYVIFSLVLLFGALLVVGFFNLEYYTVVPSIPCTKIALLGKVLHPRQCIHMLVHCMLGMLVAWCAAVMIGGRYRTLSCPCAVEEGAAPATCLNELHLFFLLAGGFVGYSYSLLGLLNNVNYISFKIIQRHKYLWFRSSLLAVVRYSAVRALYAVRNFCICYYFLGYIPRTWICSTLGLLRDSSQHRLDSLAGLLDLPLLYHLWLSCWFLLLTWHVSVLLFRIFVSEAYSFPVQSSFSEDASQCLPKVISEKEPMILKFLGLQDLAVLAHNSPCRRQEVFSLSQPGGHPHNWNAICTECLSLLGELTQRLVLYQEALSSNGRPRPLSCGSDHKSTSSDTSGNSGTEELSHTARARAGLKTPASSLFRAPVGSAGGALPFTPDLDSPFSPAVTRRMAPDPSSPWHGSVQSPHVMRRGPKLWSSSAESPLGCLLPESPAAVPSPPAAAQKPSFLSLWFQNRQEQVKGFLAKRVLIMYLFNKLPEASSQALFADSQMHIWALQGLSHLVAASFTEDKFGVVQITLPRILSTLLMLQEAVDRHFKLPHASSKPVRSTCCLEDSTFKMLRFALRASLKTALYRVTGTFGQHLHAVQMSAEHRKRLQLFMDYKE; via the exons ATGCTGCCTTCGGCCCCGAACCACTGGTTCGTTCGTAAG GTGATTTACTGGAGGTGGGCGGCCAGCGTGGCATGGTCCCTACTGCTGCTGCCGGTGTGCACGGCGCTCTTCGTGCTCCTGAGCAGAGTCAGTCTCCTCCATCCCATCCGATGGATCTCAG AGTCCTTTGGTCTCTTGTGCGGCTCCTACGTGATCTTCTCCCTTGTGCTCCTCTTTGGAGCTCTCCTGGTGGTCGGCTTCTTCAACCTGGAGTATTACACAG TGGTGCCCTCCATCCCCTGCACTAAGATCGCCCTGCTGGGGAAGGTGCTGCACCCACGACAATGCATTCACATGCTGGTGCACTGCATGCTGGGAATGCTGGTGGCCTGGTGTGCGGCCGTCATGATAGGTGGCCGGTACCGGACCCTGTCCTGTCCATGtgccgtggaggaggg GGCCGCCCCCGCCACCTGTCTGAATGAGCTCCACCTGTTCTTCCTGCTGGCTGGGGGCTTCGTGGGTTACAGCTACAGCCTGCTGGGACTGCTCAACAACGTGAACTACATCTCCTTCAAGATCATACAG CGACACAAGTACCTGTGGTTCCGGTCCTCTCTGCTGGCGGTGGTGCGGTACAGCGCAGTGCGCGCGCTCTATGCCGTCAGGAACTTCTGTATCTGCTATTACTTTTTGG GATACATCCCCCGAACGTGGATCTGCAGCACGCTGGGCCTCCTTCGGGACAG CTCCCAGCACCGCCTGGACTCGCTGGCTGGCCTGCTGGATCTTCCCCTGCTCTATCACCTGTGGCTGAGCTGCTGGTTCCTGCTGCTCACCTGGCACGTCAGCGtgctcctcttcaggatctTCGTCAGTGAG GCTTACAGCTTCCCGGTTCAGTCGTCCTTCTCTGAAGATGCCAGTCAGTGCCTCCCCAAAGTCATAAGTGAGAAAGAGCCGATGATCCTAAAG TTTCTAGGCTTGCAGGACCTGGCTGTGCTGGCTCACAACTCCCCATGCAGAAGGCAGGAGGTCTTCAGCCTCAGCCAGCCCG GTGGTCACCCCCATAACTGGAACGCCATTTGCACGGAGTGCCTGTCTCTGCTCGGCGAGTTGACCCAGAGGCTTGTGCTGTACCAGGAGGCGCTGTCTTCCAACGGCAGACCCCGCCCCCTGTCCTGCGGCAGTGACCACAAGTCCACCTCCTCAGACACGTCCG GGAATTCTGGGACGGAAGAGCTTTCGCACACAGCACGAGCGAGAGCAGGGTTGAAGACCCCAGCCTCCTCACTGTTCCGGGCCCCTGTGGGGAGTGCCGGCGGCGCTCTGCCCTTCACCCCCGACCTGGACAGCCCGTTCTCCCCCGCCGTCACGCGGCGCATGGCCCCCGACCCCTCGTCCCCCTGGCATGGCTCCGTGCAGAGCCCCCACGTCATGCGGAGGGgtcccaagctgtggagctcatCTGCAG AGTCGCCTCTTGGCTGCCTACTCCCAGAATCCCCTGCTGCTGTGCCCAGTccacctgctgcagcccagAAACCCAGCTTCCTCTCGCTCTGGTTCCAGAACCGGCAGGAGCAG GTTAAAGGTTTCTTGGCTAAGCGAGTGCTGATAATGTATTTGTTCAATAAG CTTCCAGAAGCTTCCAGTCAGGCCCTCTTCGCTGACAGCCAAATGCACATCTGGGCACTGCAAG GACTCTCTCATCTGGTAGCTGCCTCCTTCACAGAAGACAAGTTTGGTGTGGTACAGATTACCCTACCCAGAATCCTTAGCACCCTGCTGATGTTGCAAGAA GCTGTGGACAGGCACTTTAAGCTGCCTCACGCGTCCAGTAAACCCGTGAGGTCCACCTGCTGCCTGGAGGACTCCACCTTCAAAATGCTGAGGTTTGCCCTCCGGGCATCACTGAAAACGGCGCTTTACAGAGTCACTGGCACCTTCGGCCAGCACTTGCA CGCCGTCCAGATGTCGGCTGAGCACCGGAAACGCCTTCAGCTCTTCATGGATTATAAAGAGTAG
- the ndc1 gene encoding nucleoporin NDC1 isoform X2, with amino-acid sequence MLPSAPNHWFVRKVIYWRWAASVAWSLLLLPVCTALFVLLSRVSLLHPIRWISESFGLLCGSYVIFSLVLLFGALLVVGFFNLEYYTVVPSIPCTKIALLGKVLHPRQCIHMLVHCMLGMLVAWCAAVMIGGRYRTLSCPCAVEEGAAPATCLNELHLFFLLAGGFVGYSYSLLGLLNNVNYISFKIIQRHKYLWFRSSLLAVVRYSAVRALYAVRNFCICYYFLGYIPRTWICSTLGLLRDSSQHRLDSLAGLLDLPLLYHLWLSCWFLLLTWHVSVLLFRIFVSEAYSFPVQSSFSEDASQCLPKVISEKEPMILKFLGLQDLAVLAHNSPCRRQEVFSLSQPGGHPHNWNAICTECLSLLGELTQRLVLYQEALSSNGRPRPLSCGSDHKSTSSDTSGNSGTEELSHTARARAGLKTPASSLFRAPVGSAGGALPFTPDLDSPFSPAVTRRMAPDPSSPWHGSVQSPHVMRRGPKLWSSSAESPLGCLLPESPAAVPSPPAAAQKPSFLSLWFQNRQEQLPEASSQALFADSQMHIWALQGLSHLVAASFTEDKFGVVQITLPRILSTLLMLQEAVDRHFKLPHASSKPVRSTCCLEDSTFKMLRFALRASLKTALYRVTGTFGQHLHAVQMSAEHRKRLQLFMDYKE; translated from the exons ATGCTGCCTTCGGCCCCGAACCACTGGTTCGTTCGTAAG GTGATTTACTGGAGGTGGGCGGCCAGCGTGGCATGGTCCCTACTGCTGCTGCCGGTGTGCACGGCGCTCTTCGTGCTCCTGAGCAGAGTCAGTCTCCTCCATCCCATCCGATGGATCTCAG AGTCCTTTGGTCTCTTGTGCGGCTCCTACGTGATCTTCTCCCTTGTGCTCCTCTTTGGAGCTCTCCTGGTGGTCGGCTTCTTCAACCTGGAGTATTACACAG TGGTGCCCTCCATCCCCTGCACTAAGATCGCCCTGCTGGGGAAGGTGCTGCACCCACGACAATGCATTCACATGCTGGTGCACTGCATGCTGGGAATGCTGGTGGCCTGGTGTGCGGCCGTCATGATAGGTGGCCGGTACCGGACCCTGTCCTGTCCATGtgccgtggaggaggg GGCCGCCCCCGCCACCTGTCTGAATGAGCTCCACCTGTTCTTCCTGCTGGCTGGGGGCTTCGTGGGTTACAGCTACAGCCTGCTGGGACTGCTCAACAACGTGAACTACATCTCCTTCAAGATCATACAG CGACACAAGTACCTGTGGTTCCGGTCCTCTCTGCTGGCGGTGGTGCGGTACAGCGCAGTGCGCGCGCTCTATGCCGTCAGGAACTTCTGTATCTGCTATTACTTTTTGG GATACATCCCCCGAACGTGGATCTGCAGCACGCTGGGCCTCCTTCGGGACAG CTCCCAGCACCGCCTGGACTCGCTGGCTGGCCTGCTGGATCTTCCCCTGCTCTATCACCTGTGGCTGAGCTGCTGGTTCCTGCTGCTCACCTGGCACGTCAGCGtgctcctcttcaggatctTCGTCAGTGAG GCTTACAGCTTCCCGGTTCAGTCGTCCTTCTCTGAAGATGCCAGTCAGTGCCTCCCCAAAGTCATAAGTGAGAAAGAGCCGATGATCCTAAAG TTTCTAGGCTTGCAGGACCTGGCTGTGCTGGCTCACAACTCCCCATGCAGAAGGCAGGAGGTCTTCAGCCTCAGCCAGCCCG GTGGTCACCCCCATAACTGGAACGCCATTTGCACGGAGTGCCTGTCTCTGCTCGGCGAGTTGACCCAGAGGCTTGTGCTGTACCAGGAGGCGCTGTCTTCCAACGGCAGACCCCGCCCCCTGTCCTGCGGCAGTGACCACAAGTCCACCTCCTCAGACACGTCCG GGAATTCTGGGACGGAAGAGCTTTCGCACACAGCACGAGCGAGAGCAGGGTTGAAGACCCCAGCCTCCTCACTGTTCCGGGCCCCTGTGGGGAGTGCCGGCGGCGCTCTGCCCTTCACCCCCGACCTGGACAGCCCGTTCTCCCCCGCCGTCACGCGGCGCATGGCCCCCGACCCCTCGTCCCCCTGGCATGGCTCCGTGCAGAGCCCCCACGTCATGCGGAGGGgtcccaagctgtggagctcatCTGCAG AGTCGCCTCTTGGCTGCCTACTCCCAGAATCCCCTGCTGCTGTGCCCAGTccacctgctgcagcccagAAACCCAGCTTCCTCTCGCTCTGGTTCCAGAACCGGCAGGAGCAG CTTCCAGAAGCTTCCAGTCAGGCCCTCTTCGCTGACAGCCAAATGCACATCTGGGCACTGCAAG GACTCTCTCATCTGGTAGCTGCCTCCTTCACAGAAGACAAGTTTGGTGTGGTACAGATTACCCTACCCAGAATCCTTAGCACCCTGCTGATGTTGCAAGAA GCTGTGGACAGGCACTTTAAGCTGCCTCACGCGTCCAGTAAACCCGTGAGGTCCACCTGCTGCCTGGAGGACTCCACCTTCAAAATGCTGAGGTTTGCCCTCCGGGCATCACTGAAAACGGCGCTTTACAGAGTCACTGGCACCTTCGGCCAGCACTTGCA CGCCGTCCAGATGTCGGCTGAGCACCGGAAACGCCTTCAGCTCTTCATGGATTATAAAGAGTAG
- the zgc:113691 gene encoding uncharacterized protein zgc:113691 — protein MAAAVNVEKLSKLELLKLLEKFRKERDDVIHRESLLKEKLRQQECRMQVADVLKRKLKNMSLDNRVLRKTVKSLRVDLGLESSPKFQGKTTSDIIHELHEKERQCSFLRERNGKLSLAVDSLTSQLANNVASKAIVEEELQALQQSLKDMTNNQRRLLKLWEDKKVQREQLMLPAIPQRAGHRVLSHRAVQTDISIGATHKLPPGCFEGRQYRWEAEKNKCTLERGSSSGLQRDGREKASLLPNEQ, from the coding sequence ATGGCTGCTGCTGTTAATGTGGAGAAGCTATCCAAGCTGGAGCTTTTAAAACTTCTAGAGAAATTCAGAAAGGAGAGAGATGATGTGATACACAGGGAAAGTTTGCTGAAAGAGAAACTGCGGCAGCAGGAGTGCAGGATGCAGGTGGCCGACGTGCTGAAACGCAAGCTGAAGAATATGTCCCTGGATAACAGGGTGCTGCGCAAGACCGTGAAGAGCCTGCGCGTGGACCTGGGCCTGGAGTCCAGCCCCAAGTTCCAGGGGAAGACTACCAGTGACATCATCCATGAACTGCATGAGAAGGAGCGCCAGTGCAGCTTCCTGCGGGAGAGGAACGGGAAGCTGAGCCTGGCGGTGGACAGCCTGACGTCCCAGCTGGCTAACAACGTTGCCTCCAAGGCCATCGTGGAGGAGGAGTTGCAGGCACTGCAGCAGAGCCTGAAGGACATGACCAACAACCAGAGGCGCCTACTCAAGCTCTGGGAAGACAAGAAGGTGCAGAGGGAGCAGCTGATGCTGCCGGCCATCCCGCAGCGAGCCGGCCACAGAGTCCTGTCCCACAGAGCCGTGCAGACAGACATATCCATCGGAGCTACACACAAGCTGCCCCCCGGCTGCTTCGAGGGGAGACAATACCGATGGGAAGCCGAGAAGAATAAATGCACTTTGGAGAGAGGGAGCAGCTCGGGCCTACAGCGTGATGGCAGAGAGAAAGCCTCCCTGCTGCCAAATGAGCAGTGA
- the yipf1 gene encoding protein YIPF1, which yields MAAADDLRFQEFDDAESLLAVNREATTISIEDPGSKPHKPRRVAREKDDDHSLIEDIDSDKTELLASQKKSAPFWTFEYYQTFFDVETYQVLDRIKGSILPWPGKNFVRLYVRNNPDLYGPFWICATLVFAIAISGNISSFLLCFGRPSHRYVPEFSKVTLAATAIFSYAWLVPLTLWGFLLWRNSRVMNVVSYSFLEIVCIYGYSLFVFIPAAVLWIIPSETVRWFSILVAMCLSGSVLVLTFWPAVRDDHHRVALATVTVIVTLHVLLAVGCKEYFFDVQDISDPAHSVEYLAGNKTVLAAKPQ from the exons ATGGCTGCGGCCGACGACCTGCGCTTTCAGG AATTTGATGACGCCGAGAGCCTACTGGCTGTAAACAGGGAGGCCACTACTATTAGTATCGAGGATCCTGGCAGCAAACCCCATAAACCGAGGAGAGTGGCCCGGGAGAAGGACGACGACCACAGCCTCATTGAGGACATCGACTCCGACAAAACTGAG CTCCTTGCAAGTCAGAAGAAAAGTGCCCCCTTCTGGACTTTTGAGTATTACCAAACTTTTTTTGATGTAGAGACCTATCAG GTTCTGGACCGAATTAAAGGGTCTATTCTCCCATGGCCTGggaaaaactttgttagactctATGTCCGCAACAACCCGGATCTGTATG GACCCTTCTGGATCTGTGCCACCCTGGTGTTCGCCATCGCCATAAGTGGAAACATCTCCAGCTTCTTGCTCTGCTTCGGCAGACCTTCCCATCGCTATGTGCCAGAATTCAGCAAAG TGACGCTGGCGGCCACTGCCATCTTCAGCTATGCCTGGCTGGTGCCACTCACCCTCTGGGGTTTCCTACTGTGGCGGAACAGCAGAGTGATGAACGTTGTGTCCTACTCCTTCCTGGAGATTGTTTGTATCTATGGGTACTCCCTCTTCGTGTTCATCCCTGCTGCG GTCTTGTGGATCATTCCCAGTGAGACAGTAAGGTGGTTTTCCATCCTGGTCGCCATGTGTCTCTCGGGTTCAGTTCTGGTGCTGACATTCTGGCCCGCAGTCCGAGATGATCATCACAGGGTTGCCCTGGCTACCGTTACAGTTATCGTTACTCTGCACGTCCTGCTTGCAGTAGGTTGTAAG GAGTATTTCTTTGACGTGCAAGACATATCTgatcctgcccattctgtcgAATACCTTGCTGGCAATAAAACGGTGCTGGCAGCAAAGCCGCAGTGA